One Lysinibacillus sp. OF-1 DNA segment encodes these proteins:
- a CDS encoding DUF2800 domain-containing protein codes for MTTAIKHAERAHALLSASASSRWLNCTPSVRLEEQFPESTSTYAEEGTLAHEIAELKLRKYYTEPMSQRTFNTRLNKMKKHELYQEEMLKHTDTYLEYLQGLTIGMKSTPYVAVEKRIDYSAYAPEGFGTVDCLIISSDTLYVTDFKYGKGVSVSAENNPQMKLYALGALIEYSFLYPIKSIKLAIIQPRLNSISEFDLTADELLAWGEEIKPTAQQAFEGTGEFVPGEHCKFCRAKAQCRARADQYSALGDFKQMKPPLLSNDEVGHILEKAQHIESWVKALKDYALTESLKGTEIAGWKAVAGRGSRSFTDLDSAFAYLKDNGIDEALLYDRVPLTVSQIEKILKTEQFRSLLEEPGFVQKSAGKPTLAPIGDKRKQILNAPDASEDFANG; via the coding sequence ATGACAACAGCAATTAAGCACGCTGAGAGGGCGCACGCGTTACTCTCAGCCTCCGCATCGTCTCGTTGGTTGAATTGTACGCCTAGCGTTCGTTTGGAAGAACAGTTTCCGGAATCAACTTCTACTTATGCAGAAGAAGGAACGCTTGCCCATGAAATTGCCGAACTAAAGCTTCGAAAATATTATACCGAGCCTATGAGTCAACGTACTTTTAACACTCGCTTGAACAAGATGAAAAAACATGAATTGTACCAGGAAGAAATGTTAAAGCATACAGACACATACTTGGAATACCTGCAGGGCCTAACAATTGGCATGAAATCAACGCCATATGTAGCAGTAGAAAAAAGGATTGATTATAGCGCCTATGCACCGGAGGGCTTTGGTACGGTTGACTGCTTAATTATTAGTAGTGACACGCTTTATGTAACTGATTTTAAATACGGCAAGGGTGTTTCAGTGAGTGCCGAAAACAATCCTCAAATGAAGCTTTACGCGTTAGGTGCTTTGATTGAATATAGCTTTTTGTATCCAATTAAGTCTATTAAATTGGCAATTATTCAACCCCGTTTAAATAGTATTTCAGAGTTTGACCTTACAGCTGATGAATTGCTTGCATGGGGCGAAGAAATAAAACCGACTGCTCAACAGGCTTTTGAAGGTACAGGAGAATTTGTACCAGGTGAACACTGCAAATTCTGCAGGGCTAAAGCACAATGCCGAGCAAGAGCAGACCAATACAGCGCCCTGGGCGATTTTAAACAGATGAAACCGCCATTGTTGAGTAATGATGAAGTTGGCCACATCTTAGAAAAGGCACAGCATATTGAATCCTGGGTCAAAGCTTTAAAAGACTATGCGCTAACGGAAAGTTTAAAAGGTACAGAAATAGCAGGATGGAAAGCTGTTGCTGGCCGAGGTTCAAGATCCTTTACAGATTTAGACTCAGCATTTGCTTACTTGAAAGACAATGGCATTGATGAAGCATTGCTTTATGATCGTGTTCCATTAACTGTTTCACAAATTGAGAAAATCTTAAAAACTGAACAATTTAGAAGTTTGCTAGAAGAACCTGGTTTTGTTCAAAAGTCTGCAGGTAAACCAACACTTGCGCCAATAGGTGATAAACGAAAGCAGATCCTCAATGCCCCAGATGCTTCGGAGGATTTTGCTAATGGGTGA
- a CDS encoding DUF2815 family protein: MGEIADYHVEQFTSGRWGMNTNENKRRNEIMTNQNPTRVVTGEVRLSYVNLLRPRENQYGGEPKFSTTILVPKSDFATKQSIDAAIEAAKQIGKSKVWNGVIPPMVAIPVYDGDGVKPSDGMPFGEECKGHWVFSASSKVDQPPKIVDLNYNPIIDPTEVYSGMYARIAVNFAPYAQAGKKGIGCYLSTNVQKTRDGEPLGASAPAAQNDFGPSVGGQAPYVDPAQLPFNQHQYGQQQQPMPQQGYGQQPQYQQQPPMQQGYGQQQPMPQQGYGQQQQQPAPQQQQFDPITGAPIGGVYGL, from the coding sequence ATGGGTGAAATTGCAGATTACCATGTTGAACAGTTTACCTCTGGTAGATGGGGCATGAACACAAATGAAAATAAAAGGAGAAATGAAATTATGACAAATCAAAATCCAACTCGTGTTGTTACAGGTGAAGTTCGTTTAAGCTACGTGAATTTATTACGTCCTCGTGAAAATCAATATGGAGGCGAACCAAAATTCAGTACGACGATTCTTGTTCCGAAATCTGATTTCGCTACTAAACAAAGTATTGATGCCGCAATTGAAGCTGCAAAACAAATCGGGAAATCAAAAGTTTGGAACGGTGTAATTCCTCCTATGGTAGCTATTCCAGTTTACGACGGTGACGGAGTAAAACCTTCAGATGGAATGCCGTTTGGTGAAGAATGCAAAGGTCACTGGGTATTTTCTGCATCATCAAAAGTAGATCAACCACCTAAGATTGTGGACCTTAATTACAATCCGATTATCGACCCTACAGAGGTGTATAGTGGAATGTATGCTCGGATTGCTGTTAACTTTGCGCCTTATGCTCAAGCAGGAAAAAAAGGTATTGGTTGCTACCTAAGTACGAATGTACAAAAGACTCGTGACGGAGAGCCGTTAGGGGCGTCAGCACCAGCTGCTCAAAATGATTTCGGCCCAAGTGTTGGTGGACAGGCACCTTATGTTGATCCAGCGCAATTACCTTTTAACCAACATCAATATGGTCAACAGCAACAACCGATGCCGCAACAGGGATATGGCCAGCAACCACAATATCAACAACAGCCGCCAATGCAACAAGGGTATGGTCAACAGCAACCAATGCCGCAACAAGGATATGGCCAACAACAGCAACAACCTGCACCTCAGCAACAGCAATTTGATCCAATCACTGGCGCACCAATCGGTGGCGTTTATGGACTATGA